One Malus domestica chromosome 11, GDT2T_hap1 genomic region harbors:
- the LOC103448336 gene encoding probable serine/threonine-protein kinase WNK11, translating into MPSENEDQSDKEPFIEIDPTGRYGRYNELLGCGAVKKVYRAFDQEEGIEVAWNQVKLRNFTNDPAMIERLYSEVRLLRSLMNKNIITLYNVWRDAEHNTLNFMTEVCTNGNLREYRKKHKHVSMKALKKWSKQILEGLEYLHTHEPCVIHRDLNCSNVFINGNVGQVKIGDLGLAAIVGKNHSAHSVLGTPEFMAPELYEEDYTEMVDIYSFGMCVLEMVTLEIPYSECDNVAKIYKKVSSGVRPQALNKIKDPEVRVFVEKCLAQPRARPSATELLKDPFFYEVEGDDNDGDV; encoded by the exons ATGCCGAGTGAAAACGAAGATCAGTCGGACAAAGAACCATTCATCGAAATTGACCCAACAGGGCGCTACGGTCGGTACAACGAGCTCCTAGGGTGCGGGGCTGTTAAAAAGGTGTACCGGGCTTTCGATCAAGAGGAGGGCATAGAGGTGGCATGGAACCAAGTGAAGCTACGTAACTTCACGAACGATCCTGCTATGATTGAAAGGCTCTACTCTGAGGTTCGGCTTCTCAGGTCGTTGATGAACAAGAACATCATCACTTTGTACAATGTGTGGCGGGACGCTGAGCATAACACGCTCAATTTCATGACTGAGGTTTGTACAAATGGGAATTTGAGGGAGTACAGGAAGAAGCATAAGCATGTTTCGATGAAGGCCTTGAAGAAGTGGTCAAAACAGATCTTGGAAGGGCTGGAGTATTTGCATACTCACGAACCTTGTGTTATTCATAGAGATCTCAATTGCAGCAATGTATTTATCAATGGGAATGTTGGCCag GTGAAGATTGGTGATTTGGGATTGGCTGCTATAGTGGGAAAGAACCATTCAGCACATTCGGTGTTAGGGACTCCAGAATTTATGGCGCCAGAGCTGTATGAAGAAGATTACACTGAGATGGTGGACATCTACTCATTTGGTATGTGTGTGCTTGAGATGGTAACCTTGGAAATACCCTATAGTGAATGTGACAATGTTGCAAAAATATATAAGAAGGTATCCTCAGGAGTAAGACCCCAGGCCTTGAACAAAATCAAAGACCCGGAGGTGAGGGTGTTTGTTGAGAAGTGCCTCGCCCAGCCTAGAGCGAGGCCTTCCGCTACTGAACTTCTCAAGGATCCCTTCTTTTATGAAGTTGAAGGTGACGATAATGACGGAGACGTTTAA